In one Elusimicrobiota bacterium genomic region, the following are encoded:
- a CDS encoding Ig-like domain-containing protein: protein MLNLKKVCSILIIIGTILSNVVITLAEERPHIFTTVYTPNGTTVNAIIFTDKDFDSSEIEYWRNYVAIRYPNATIISDANNKYNCHSYAWYSQSTSNKIWINSPEQQKYWQDGSYSKIATAIGIPSGVPNDVRVTYDGDDHSAIKYSDTHFISKWGQLPVVLHEPYDCPDEYLIGGNQLSYYYRDIIPPTVKIVSPSDGAILNTKLVSISGTASDNTKVEKIHLSAVDGVSQAAFCSITAGANINWQHTFELSDGNWTITAKAIDVAGNESEPSQISFTIDTTPPEIEISGVEDGKIYNHDVTVTVNASDTMDSAPEIVGTISGIKTASKTFGEGKHTVTEQAVDWVGHRSEQKTVNFTIDKTPPEINPFPEPGSLAGSSYEYIFRMVGKQCCWSYSISKIPKWISFGATVTDKLSGVDEGSVTGRGPESQPTTITSVTCKGGSRSFSFSNPTERMRNMDGYIGGGAYLHGEQSYTVTVSAKDKAENPSSKTWSFNVGLKKYEQSKPNPDCDKPDDFEGVSCEALLGSSTTQICLYGDPIGITASGLLAENILLLADIGERFELVDYNFNLSEILPRIKVLIIPSGGLYGLGDVESFKRNLADYVNNGGTIVCFTQQHGYEFSALPATSDKQQVTGYGWNEDQSCQSASVYINEVSPIFNGQTNTTLDVNVDGYFTNWPADAKVLLRRTKNNMPCMIEYEIRSQTQEARKGRVIVTTLYSDFSYAQGSLSQEEKTLVKSLIDYAIDPSTPATQQLRAIPYTGVNFTLNTPEQTLVQGQRSVVYANVFNETAEQKTVVVKMALGWGLAGSKSEWLYYPTDSDYVVVDTLTVVGNSSVAVPYEVVASTIAHGWRVYGRCYEIATTASGLAMTTLIAQSDIGGWVEPTKVTAEIRTEKKEYTRNEIVDMRYELKNTQATEITGIVTVKVISPENVLLQQTTKAVSISPIGLITQTETYQLSATPSKGIYTIFFELEKDGTRLAQSVAYFEIPESQITLILTEEPQIYTDMNSITYTIKHIKGIDPAEGTLCIELISPEQTCLFNTTQPFNADVGQSVYRTFVLQIPSLKFGDYKLQATASYDGKTVKSVNILPCSVTVTAEFDKTFYRIRDKINSAIEISAIGKWELKDLKIITEIPSLSFMREEIATVSPRSGTTFFYTIPIPETLPSGTYSVNIKAILPDEQGNYTQFPNFLISRSRSFTVPPADLEIVGLNKTGTEGQRDGVYYAGETGFIRVQNTGGVDENRKHNQLKLSWRKSENTVASSVRLVRKAGNPPKAPTDGEIVYEGTEDNFSDENIQENTVYFYKVFQTTETIKKVSRE, encoded by the coding sequence ATGTTAAATCTTAAAAAAGTATGTAGTATACTTATAATTATAGGAACTATTTTAAGTAATGTAGTTATTACTTTAGCAGAAGAAAGACCCCATATTTTCACAACGGTCTATACGCCTAATGGAACCACAGTTAATGCAATAATTTTTACAGACAAAGATTTTGATTCTTCAGAGATAGAATATTGGCGTAATTATGTTGCTATACGTTATCCAAATGCAACTATCATAAGTGATGCTAATAATAAATATAACTGCCATTCTTATGCTTGGTATAGTCAGTCAACAAGCAATAAAATTTGGATTAATTCTCCCGAACAACAAAAATATTGGCAGGATGGAAGTTATAGTAAAATTGCTACAGCAATAGGTATTCCTTCGGGTGTACCTAATGATGTACGTGTTACCTATGATGGTGATGACCATTCAGCAATAAAATACTCAGATACTCATTTTATATCAAAGTGGGGTCAATTGCCTGTAGTATTACATGAACCTTATGATTGTCCTGATGAATATTTGATTGGTGGCAATCAATTATCTTATTATTACAGGGACATTATACCACCGACGGTAAAAATTGTTTCACCGTCTGACGGAGCAATACTCAATACCAAACTTGTATCTATCAGCGGCACAGCATCGGATAATACCAAAGTAGAGAAGATACATCTTTCTGCAGTAGATGGAGTTTCTCAAGCAGCATTTTGTTCAATAACAGCAGGTGCTAATATAAACTGGCAACATACATTTGAATTGTCCGACGGGAACTGGACAATAACTGCAAAGGCAATAGATGTTGCCGGTAATGAATCAGAACCATCACAAATATCGTTCACCATAGATACCACACCACCTGAGATAGAAATTTCAGGAGTAGAAGATGGGAAAATATACAATCACGATGTAACAGTAACGGTTAATGCATCTGATACAATGGATTCAGCACCTGAAATTGTTGGAACAATATCAGGTATAAAAACAGCCAGCAAAACATTTGGTGAAGGTAAACATACAGTCACAGAGCAAGCAGTTGATTGGGTAGGACACAGATCAGAACAAAAAACTGTAAATTTTACAATAGACAAAACACCTCCCGAGATAAATCCCTTTCCTGAACCTGGTAGTTTAGCAGGGAGTTCATATGAGTATATATTTAGAATGGTAGGGAAACAATGTTGCTGGAGTTACTCTATATCAAAAATCCCTAAATGGATATCTTTTGGTGCAACAGTTACCGACAAATTGAGCGGTGTTGATGAAGGAAGTGTAACTGGTAGAGGTCCGGAGTCACAGCCAACAACAATAACAAGCGTGACTTGTAAAGGTGGTTCGCGCAGTTTTTCATTTTCTAATCCAACTGAAAGAATGCGAAATATGGATGGCTATATAGGGGGAGGTGCATATCTGCACGGGGAACAGAGTTATACAGTAACTGTGTCTGCCAAAGATAAGGCAGAGAATCCAAGTAGTAAAACATGGAGTTTTAATGTAGGGTTAAAAAAATACGAACAAAGCAAACCAAATCCTGATTGTGATAAACCAGATGATTTTGAGGGCGTAAGTTGTGAAGCATTATTGGGGTCAAGTACTACTCAGATATGTTTATATGGTGACCCAATTGGAATAACGGCAAGTGGTTTATTGGCAGAAAACATTTTACTTTTAGCTGATATTGGTGAGCGATTTGAACTGGTTGATTATAATTTTAATCTATCAGAAATATTGCCGAGGATTAAAGTATTAATTATTCCATCGGGTGGTTTGTATGGACTTGGTGATGTAGAAAGTTTCAAAAGAAATTTAGCAGATTATGTAAATAACGGTGGCACGATAGTATGTTTTACTCAACAACATGGGTATGAGTTTTCTGCACTGCCAGCGACAAGCGACAAGCAACAAGTGACAGGATATGGCTGGAATGAGGACCAGAGTTGTCAGTCGGCGAGTGTGTATATCAACGAAGTAAGTCCTATATTCAATGGACAAACAAATACTACGCTAGATGTAAATGTTGACGGATATTTCACAAACTGGCCTGCTGATGCGAAGGTGCTATTAAGACGGACAAAGAATAATATGCCGTGCATGATAGAATATGAAATAAGAAGCCAGACGCAAGAAGCAAGAAAAGGCAGGGTCATAGTCACTACATTATATTCCGATTTCAGTTATGCACAGGGCTCACTATCACAAGAAGAAAAAACACTTGTCAAAAGTTTGATAGATTATGCAATAGACCCATCAACACCTGCGACACAACAACTACGAGCAATACCATATACAGGAGTTAATTTCACACTGAACACGCCTGAGCAGACACTTGTGCAGGGGCAGAGAAGTGTGGTGTATGCGAATGTTTTTAACGAGACAGCAGAGCAAAAGACAGTGGTGGTGAAGATGGCGTTGGGCTGGGGACTTGCAGGTAGTAAGAGCGAGTGGTTGTATTATCCGACGGATAGCGATTATGTGGTTGTGGATACGCTGACAGTAGTTGGAAATAGTTCAGTAGCTGTTCCATATGAAGTGGTTGCCTCAACAATAGCACACGGCTGGCGAGTGTATGGACGATGTTATGAGATTGCCACGACTGCAAGCGGTCTCGCAATGACAACTTTAATAGCACAGTCGGATATAGGTGGATGGGTAGAGCCGACAAAAGTAACCGCAGAAATAAGAACTGAGAAAAAGGAATACACGAGAAATGAGATAGTAGATATGAGATATGAGTTAAAAAATACGCAGGCAACAGAGATAACAGGGATAGTAACTGTAAAAGTAATATCACCTGAGAATGTGCTGCTACAACAGACAACAAAAGCGGTTTCAATTAGTCCAATTGGGCTAATTACACAGACGGAAACATATCAATTATCTGCAACACCATCAAAAGGCATTTACACTATCTTTTTTGAATTAGAAAAAGATGGAACAAGGTTAGCCCAATCAGTAGCATATTTTGAGATACCAGAATCGCAGATAACACTGATATTAACTGAAGAACCACAGATTTACACAGATATGAACAGCATTACATACACAATTAAACATATAAAGGGGATAGACCCTGCCGAAGGGACGCTCTGTATAGAACTGATATCTCCCGAACAGACATGCCTGTTTAATACAACCCAGCCGTTTAATGCGGATGTTGGACAATCGGTTTATAGAACATTTGTTCTACAAATTCCGTCGCTAAAATTTGGGGATTACAAACTTCAAGCAACAGCAAGTTATGATGGAAAAACAGTAAAGTCAGTAAATATCCTGCCGTGCAGCGTAACAGTAACTGCGGAGTTTGATAAAACATTTTACCGTATAAGGGATAAAATAAATAGTGCGATAGAGATTAGTGCGATAGGGAAATGGGAATTAAAAGATTTAAAAATTATAACAGAGATACCATCGTTAAGTTTTATGAGGGAAGAGATTGCCACGGTTTCGCCGCGCAGTGGCACAACATTTTTTTATACAATACCAATTCCAGAGACATTACCGTCTGGGACCTACAGTGTAAATATCAAAGCAATCCTGCCTGATGAACAAGGAAATTACACCCAATTTCCTAATTTCCTAATTTCCCGATCTCGTTCTTTTACAGTGCCGCCCGCAGATTTGGAAATTGTTGGCTTGAATAAAACAGGGACAGAGGGACAGCGGGACGGAGTGTATTATGCAGGTGAGACGGGATTTATAAGGGTGCAGAACACTGGTGGTGTGGATGAAAATAGAAAACATAATCAACTCAAGTTAAGCTGGAGAAAATCTGAAAACACAGTGGCAAGCAGTGTGAGGCTGGTTCGTAAGGCAGGAAACCCGCCGAAGGCTCCCACCGACGGCGAAATAGTTTATGAAGGCACAGAAGATAATTTCAGCGATGAAAACATACAAGAAAATACAGTATATTTTTACAAAGTGTTTCAAACGACAGAAACGATAAAAAAAGTAAGCAGAGAATAG